Proteins from a genomic interval of Prinia subflava isolate CZ2003 ecotype Zambia chromosome W unlocalized genomic scaffold, Cam_Psub_1.2 scaffold_41_NEW, whole genome shotgun sequence:
- the LOC134565224 gene encoding basic proline-rich protein-like — protein MDEWTLINFPNVDRSAVFTKEFWDTVGNKLFNNISRRDFAAGELVPACRALVEILAANERPAVAALKNAVPAASLQQDTPTAFQPNLVAPVPTIPLAPAAPSPLPAAPGTAPAPTTPPSTPIRAIPLLPAAPAPAVSAPGSTGVAAVPLLTSAPASPPTAVPAPLSAPLSPAGPAACPCPRTSLPAAVVPAPLAAASTTTCSPRRHAASPPPAPPMHVPAAPFVPLGAPTRFPGPGVPARFPCHGVPPRFPSPGVPAELPCPGAAARDLVEAALNTAAPAAAGAPAHRPPPAPVLAAAVPVLETAPSPLPAAAPARPPGPAAPAAPLMPTRTPTFAAAAPRAVPPSAPAAAAQPPAPGPPGAPPLFAAPPLLAVPSRAVPAPPRPPASELLRGVAPPLLATADAPFPPAAALPPAPPVPAAALMDTDRQALPST, from the exons ATGGACG AATGGACTTTGATTAATTTCCCAAACGTTGACCGGTCAGCTGTATTCACCAAAGAATTTTGGGACACAGTCGGAAATAAGCTCTTTAATAACATTTCCCGCCGTGATTTCGCGGCCGGTGAGCTcgtcccagcctgcagagcactTGTAGAAATTCTTGCTGCGAACGAGCGACCCGCGGTAGCTGCTTTGAAGAACGCCGTTCCCGCCGCGAGTTTGCAGCAGGACACGCCCACCGCCTTCCAGCCGAACCTCGTGGCTCCGGTACCCACCATCCCGCTAGCCCCTGCCGCCCCGTCCCCTCTCCCCGCGGCCCCTGGCACCGCACCTGCCCCCACTACCCCCCCCTCCACCCCGATCCGCGCCATcccgctgctccctgctgccccggcTCCCGCGGTGTCGGCCCCCGGTTCCACCGGCGTTGCCGCAGTCCCCCTCCTCACTTCTGCCCCAGCGAGCCCGCCCACCGCCGTCCCTGCGCCCCTATCAGCCCCTTTAAGTCCCGCCGGGCCGGCCGCTTGCCCCTGCCCACGCAcgtctctgccagctgctgtcgTCCCAGCTCCCCTGGCCGCGGCCTCAACCACCACGTGTTCCCCACGGCGCCACGccgcttcccctcccccagcgcCCCCTATGCACGTGCCCGCTGCTCCCTTTGTCCCCCTCGGGGCTCCTACGCGGTTCCCGGGTCCAGGCGTTCCGGCGCGGTTCCCCTGTCACGGTGTACCGCCGAGGTTTCCGAGCCCCGGTGTTCCGGCAGAGCTCCCTTGTCCCGGCGCTGCTGCGCGGGACCTCGTAGAAGCTGCGCTGAACACCGCAGCCCCAGCTGCGGCCGGTGCCCCGGCGCACcgcccgccgccagccccggtACTCGCCGCGGCTGTTCCCGTGTTGGAAACGGCGCCCTCCCCCcttcccgccgccgctccggcccGACCCCCCGGTCCCGCCGCCCCAGCGGCTCCGCTCATGCCCACACGGACCCCTACGTTTGCGGCCGCCGCGCCCAGAGCCGTGCCTCCCTCCGCGCccgcagcggcagcccagcctcccGCCCCCGGTCCCCCCGGAGCGCCTCCGTTGTTCGCCGCGCCGCCGCTGCTCGCCGTTCCGTCCCGGGCCGTGCCGGCTCCGCCGCGGCCCCCTGCATCCGAGCTGCTGCGTGGAGTCGCCCCGCCGCTTCTTGCCACCGCCGATGCCCCGTtcccgcccgcggccgcgctgccccccGCGCCCCCAGTCCCGGCTGCGGCGCTGATGGACACAGACAGGCAAGCCCTGCCTAGCACGTGA